One segment of Triticum aestivum cultivar Chinese Spring chromosome 2A, IWGSC CS RefSeq v2.1, whole genome shotgun sequence DNA contains the following:
- the LOC123189659 gene encoding uncharacterized protein — MAVATRSSRVKIRRKEMRWDAEKRRENRDCAATSCRSGGGSGHRIQPLPVSLRRPKMVRLGAALTAERVLSTERGSSTQAILHNASEDTTLSKRSSRPRAVHAAHGVSISFGF, encoded by the exons ATGGCCGTGGCGACTCGGTCTTCTAGGGTGAAGATACGAAGGAAGGAGATGAGGTGGGATGCAGAGAAGAGAAGGGAGAATAGGGACTGCGCGGCTACCAGCTGCAGGTCCGGCGGCGGCTCTGGTCATCGGATCCAG CCGCTCCCCGTCTCCCTGCGTCGTCCCAAGATGGTCCGGCTGGGCGCCGCCCTGACGGCCGAGCGTGTGCTATCCACGGAACGCGGCTCCTCCACCCAGGCCATCCTCCACAACGCCAGCGAGGACACTACTTTGTCCAAACGATCATCACGACCACGCGCAG TTCACGCGGCGCACGGTGTGTccatttcatttggattttga